A window from Acidimicrobiales bacterium encodes these proteins:
- a CDS encoding MFS transporter, giving the protein MSSPPSPLRPGFGASTERDPRKPWSPSAFSRLARAHAAGVAGDALFAMGLAGTVFFSLDFDSARWRVALYLVLTIAPFAVAAPLIGPALDRIRGGRRWIIVGSMGMRAVLCVLVVLHLDSLLFYPEAFGMLVLAKVYTISKSAVVPGTVRNDTELVEANSKLTVLSALAVVVAVVPGGILLALGGAQWALGLAAIVFAVATGLALKLPPTQVAVEPEGEAEREELRSAGIFLAGTSMAVIRGIVGFLSFMLAFAFKNAGAPLWQLGVVAATAQLGFFVGAVVAPRLRRLLSEERILVGALVVTAVGGALTAMVGGLPGAAILSMVVGATGSSAKQAFDSIVQRDAPDANRGRSFARFETRFQLVWVLGALVPIVIPVPATVGFAMIGLASTVTVVWYLVGMRRVRQGRVPVRRRGWRRHPIYGPDAEPDPAAATRPVAEPAVGPPPPSTPPPPPPFAGRAQAAPPPADHLGRSSLFGTDPTVVDEDRTVTLDPDRTVVVDDPDPTSLLPDRPDRTPPRVATLVDPARRWMPASPPPPHEEPTLEGQGLLFSPDDLATAEDDPTERTDPTDPTDPT; this is encoded by the coding sequence GTGAGTTCCCCCCCGTCCCCGCTGCGGCCGGGGTTCGGCGCGTCGACCGAACGGGATCCTCGAAAGCCGTGGTCGCCGTCGGCGTTCTCCCGCCTGGCGCGGGCCCACGCCGCGGGGGTGGCCGGTGACGCCCTGTTCGCCATGGGGCTGGCCGGGACGGTCTTCTTCTCGCTGGACTTCGACTCCGCCCGGTGGCGCGTCGCCCTCTACCTGGTGTTGACGATCGCCCCGTTCGCGGTGGCCGCGCCGCTCATCGGGCCGGCCCTCGACCGGATCAGGGGGGGCCGACGCTGGATCATCGTCGGGTCGATGGGAATGCGGGCGGTGCTGTGCGTGCTGGTGGTGCTGCACCTCGACAGCCTGCTCTTCTACCCCGAGGCCTTCGGGATGCTGGTGCTGGCGAAGGTGTACACGATCTCCAAGAGCGCCGTGGTGCCGGGGACCGTGCGCAACGACACCGAGCTGGTCGAGGCCAACTCGAAGCTGACCGTCCTGTCGGCGCTGGCCGTCGTGGTGGCGGTCGTGCCCGGCGGGATCCTGCTGGCCCTCGGGGGGGCGCAGTGGGCCCTCGGCCTGGCCGCCATCGTCTTCGCGGTGGCGACGGGTCTCGCCCTGAAGCTCCCGCCCACGCAGGTGGCCGTCGAGCCCGAGGGGGAGGCGGAGCGCGAAGAGCTGCGCAGCGCCGGCATCTTCCTCGCCGGCACGTCGATGGCGGTGATCCGCGGCATCGTCGGCTTCCTGTCGTTCATGCTGGCGTTCGCGTTCAAGAACGCGGGCGCGCCGCTGTGGCAGCTCGGTGTGGTGGCGGCCACCGCGCAGCTCGGGTTCTTCGTCGGCGCAGTGGTGGCTCCCCGTCTGCGCCGGCTGCTGAGCGAGGAGCGCATCCTCGTGGGGGCCCTCGTCGTGACGGCGGTCGGAGGTGCGCTGACGGCGATGGTGGGGGGCCTGCCCGGCGCGGCGATCCTCTCGATGGTGGTGGGGGCCACGGGGAGCTCGGCGAAGCAGGCCTTCGACTCCATCGTCCAGCGCGACGCCCCCGACGCCAACCGGGGCCGGTCGTTCGCCCGGTTCGAGACTCGCTTCCAGCTGGTCTGGGTGCTCGGGGCCCTGGTCCCCATCGTCATCCCCGTGCCGGCGACGGTCGGCTTCGCGATGATCGGGTTGGCGTCGACCGTGACGGTCGTCTGGTACCTCGTGGGGATGCGGCGCGTCCGTCAGGGACGGGTGCCGGTCCGGCGGCGGGGGTGGCGTCGTCACCCGATCTACGGGCCCGACGCCGAACCCGACCCCGCGGCGGCGACGCGCCCGGTGGCCGAGCCCGCCGTCGGGCCGCCCCCTCCCTCGACCCCGCCTCCGCCCCCGCCGTTCGCGGGGCGCGCCCAGGCTGCTCCGCCCCCGGCCGACCACCTCGGCCGTTCGTCGCTGTTCGGGACCGACCCGACGGTCGTCGACGAGGACCGCACCGTGACCCTCGACCCGGACCGCACCGTGGTCGTCGACGACCCGGACCCGACGTCCCTCCTGCCCGACCGGCCGGACCGGACCCCGCCTCGCGTCGCCACGCTCGTCGACCCCGCCCGGCGCTGGATGCCGGCGTCGCCCCCGCCGCCGCACGAGGAGCCCACGCTCGAGGGCCAGGGACTGCTGTTCTCGCCCGACGATCTCGCCACCGCCGAGGACGACCCGACCGAGCGGACCGACCCGACCGACCCGACCGACCCGACCTAG
- a CDS encoding S1C family serine protease, giving the protein MSPEDEPEDADGFQPPLPAEDRLWRHPSELGSPAVASPAPTTRTGRRRPRAALVASGLVVVLGALAAAGALATSGSPGTTTGVAASPRDEAIAALGPAVARLDARRDGVPTTATAVVYRADGHLLTAAEAVEEVTDPTVTLADGRVLPATVVGADPVSGIAVVRVEATDLVPAPLQTDEPVEAGAPALAVAHRPDDVESPASGQGRITGTGWKVGSGDAARHDLIRTVLGTPADTSGALLCDETGAVLGVFLPEGDVTPASTDPSGDPPTTTRVTSTDEHFAVPIAMAVRAADDLVTTGRARYGWLGLSGTDLGVAAEAPGPAGTRVTAVSPGGPADVAGLRPGDVVTTVDGAAVRSMSELASTIRHHRPGDTVTITVRRDGEDLRVAVVLSDRP; this is encoded by the coding sequence ATGTCGCCCGAGGACGAGCCCGAGGACGCGGACGGGTTCCAACCTCCCCTCCCCGCGGAGGACCGGCTCTGGCGACACCCCTCCGAGCTGGGTTCCCCCGCCGTCGCGTCGCCCGCACCGACGACCCGGACCGGCCGGCGCCGCCCCCGCGCCGCCCTGGTCGCCTCCGGGCTGGTCGTCGTCCTGGGCGCCCTCGCCGCCGCCGGGGCGCTGGCGACGAGCGGGTCGCCGGGCACCACGACGGGCGTCGCCGCTTCCCCACGCGACGAGGCCATCGCCGCGCTCGGCCCGGCCGTCGCCCGCCTCGACGCCCGGCGCGACGGCGTGCCCACCACGGCCACCGCCGTCGTGTACCGCGCCGACGGCCACCTGCTCACCGCCGCCGAGGCGGTGGAGGAGGTCACCGACCCGACCGTCACCCTGGCCGACGGTCGCGTCCTCCCCGCGACCGTCGTCGGCGCCGACCCGGTGAGCGGCATCGCCGTCGTCCGCGTCGAGGCCACCGACCTCGTCCCCGCCCCGCTGCAGACCGACGAGCCGGTCGAGGCCGGCGCCCCGGCGCTCGCCGTCGCCCATCGCCCCGACGACGTCGAGTCGCCCGCCTCGGGCCAGGGCCGCATCACCGGCACCGGATGGAAGGTGGGCAGCGGCGACGCCGCCCGTCACGACCTCATCCGCACGGTCCTCGGCACCCCCGCCGACACCTCGGGGGCCCTGCTGTGCGACGAGACCGGCGCCGTCCTCGGGGTGTTCCTCCCCGAAGGTGACGTCACCCCCGCGTCGACCGACCCGTCCGGTGACCCGCCGACCACGACCCGGGTCACCTCGACCGACGAGCACTTCGCCGTGCCGATCGCCATGGCCGTCCGGGCCGCCGACGACCTGGTGACCACCGGCCGGGCCCGCTACGGGTGGCTGGGGCTGAGCGGCACCGACCTCGGGGTCGCGGCCGAGGCACCCGGTCCGGCCGGGACCCGGGTGACGGCGGTGTCGCCCGGAGGTCCCGCCGACGTCGCCGGTCTGCGCCCCGGCGACGTCGTGACGACCGTCGACGGCGCCGCGGTGCGATCGATGTCGGAGCTGGCCTCGACCATCCGCCACCACCGTCCGGGCGACACCGTCACGATCACGGTCCGCCGCGACGGCGAGGACCTCCGCGTCGCGGTCGTCCTCTCCGACCGGCCCTGA
- a CDS encoding molybdenum cofactor biosynthesis protein MoaE gives MPTPDADDWVALTAEDLDVAAATGWVARPDCGAVVVFSGLVRDHAEGTVDVTHIDYEAWAEQVEPRLAAVAAEARTRWPDLGRVVLWHREGTVALSESSVVVAVSAPHRGAAFAAAEFCIDTLKATVPIWKKEHWAGGSSWARAAQHITEVPSVAAVGEPR, from the coding sequence ATGCCGACCCCCGACGCCGACGACTGGGTGGCGCTCACCGCCGAGGACCTCGACGTGGCCGCCGCGACGGGGTGGGTCGCCCGCCCGGACTGCGGTGCCGTGGTGGTGTTCAGCGGCCTGGTGCGCGACCACGCCGAGGGCACCGTCGATGTCACCCACATCGACTACGAGGCGTGGGCCGAGCAGGTCGAGCCGCGCCTGGCCGCGGTGGCCGCCGAGGCGCGGACGCGGTGGCCCGACCTCGGGCGGGTCGTGTTGTGGCACCGTGAGGGGACCGTCGCCCTCAGCGAGTCGTCGGTGGTGGTCGCCGTCTCCGCGCCTCACCGTGGTGCCGCCTTCGCGGCCGCCGAGTTCTGCATCGACACGCTCAAGGCCACCGTGCCGATCTGGAAGAAGGAGCACTGGGCGGGGGGCTCGTCGTGGGCCCGGGCCGCGCAGCACATCACCGAAGTCCCCTCGGTGGCCGCGGTGGGGGAGCCTCGGTGA
- the phoU gene encoding phosphate signaling complex protein PhoU produces MSPTDGPPGDTVPEQRKSFHSELDQIRDGIVRLAAMLGEFIPRGTEALLTNDMHAAQRLIEADDEVDSLTLKIEEECYHVLALQQPMATDLRSIVTALWLTAEIERSADLMVNVAKGARRIYGASLDPRVRGLIERMAEEAARLYKLAIDAYVERDDALAAALDDIDDTLDGLHNDYIEAIFQSHAVATLDLQQAVQLALIGRYYERIGDHAVNTGQRVEYMVTGWLPERSGAARLEARAAMKLEDDEYEIRRLLEPGADG; encoded by the coding sequence ATGTCACCGACCGACGGGCCACCAGGAGACACCGTGCCCGAGCAGCGCAAGTCGTTCCACAGCGAGCTCGACCAGATTCGTGATGGCATCGTCCGGCTGGCCGCCATGCTCGGTGAGTTCATCCCCCGGGGCACCGAGGCGTTGCTGACCAACGACATGCACGCCGCGCAGCGGTTGATCGAGGCCGACGACGAGGTCGACTCGTTGACGCTGAAGATCGAGGAGGAGTGCTACCACGTGCTCGCCCTCCAACAGCCCATGGCCACCGACCTGCGCAGCATCGTCACCGCCCTCTGGCTCACGGCCGAGATCGAGCGGTCGGCCGACCTCATGGTCAACGTCGCCAAGGGGGCACGGCGCATCTACGGCGCCTCGCTCGACCCGAGGGTGCGAGGCCTGATCGAGCGGATGGCCGAGGAGGCCGCCCGGCTCTACAAGCTCGCCATCGACGCGTACGTCGAGCGTGACGACGCGCTCGCCGCCGCCCTCGACGACATCGACGACACCCTCGACGGGCTGCACAACGACTACATCGAGGCCATCTTCCAGTCGCACGCGGTGGCCACCCTCGACCTGCAACAGGCCGTGCAGCTGGCGCTCATCGGCCGCTACTACGAGCGCATCGGCGACCACGCCGTGAACACCGGCCAACGGGTGGAGTACATGGTCACCGGCTGGCTCCCCGAGCGCAGCGGGGCGGCGCGCCTCGAGGCCCGGGCGGCCATGAAGCTCGAGGACGACGAGTACGAGATCCGCCGATTGCTGGAGCCCGGGGCCGACGGGTGA
- the pstB gene encoding phosphate ABC transporter ATP-binding protein PstB, producing MSADAPTAPPAGGAATVARAVAAPRQERSGEPEVVFDVEGLNVYYGPFRAVRDVDVQVHRHEITAFIGPSGCGKSTVLRCFDRMNDLIEGARVEGRVMYHGVDLYDSRVDPVEVRKRIGMVFQKPNPFPKSIFDNVAFGPRLNGVKKDLDDVVEKALRGAALWDEVKDRLKKSAMGLSGGQQQRLCIARAIAVDPEVVLMDEPCSALDPIATARIEDLMQEIKSEYTIIIVTHNMQQAARVSDRTAFFTTEVNPESDTRTGLLVEYDFTDKIFSAPADERTENYVTGRFG from the coding sequence ATGTCTGCCGATGCCCCGACCGCACCTCCCGCCGGTGGTGCCGCCACCGTGGCCCGCGCCGTGGCCGCCCCTCGTCAGGAACGCAGCGGCGAACCCGAGGTCGTCTTCGACGTCGAGGGTCTCAACGTGTACTACGGGCCGTTCCGGGCGGTGCGCGACGTCGACGTGCAGGTCCACCGTCATGAGATCACGGCGTTCATCGGGCCGTCGGGCTGCGGCAAGTCCACCGTGCTGCGCTGCTTCGACCGCATGAACGACCTCATCGAGGGCGCCCGCGTCGAGGGACGGGTGATGTACCACGGCGTCGACCTCTACGACAGCCGCGTCGACCCGGTCGAGGTGCGCAAGCGCATCGGGATGGTCTTCCAGAAGCCGAACCCGTTCCCCAAGTCGATCTTCGACAACGTCGCCTTCGGTCCCCGTCTGAACGGCGTCAAGAAGGACCTCGACGACGTCGTCGAGAAGGCGCTGCGGGGCGCGGCGCTGTGGGACGAGGTGAAGGACCGGCTGAAGAAGTCGGCCATGGGCCTCTCGGGCGGGCAGCAGCAGCGTCTCTGCATCGCCCGGGCCATCGCCGTGGACCCGGAGGTGGTGCTGATGGACGAGCCGTGCTCGGCGCTCGACCCCATCGCCACCGCCCGCATCGAGGACCTGATGCAGGAGATCAAGTCGGAGTACACGATCATCATCGTGACCCACAACATGCAACAGGCCGCCCGGGTGAGCGATCGCACGGCGTTCTTCACCACCGAGGTGAACCCCGAGAGCGACACCCGCACCGGACTGCTCGTCGAGTACGACTTCACCGACAAGATCTTCTCGGCCCCGGCCGACGAGCGCACGGAGAACTATGTCACCGGCCGATTCGGCTGA
- a CDS encoding rod shape-determining protein: MARDLAIDLGTANTLVYVRGEGIVLNEPSVIALNSRTQDVLAMGHEAWQMIGRTPSYIVAVRPLRKGAITDFEVTQRMIRLLLQRVGVNRFNRPRVVICVPSAITAVEQRAVTEAARRAGAAEAHLIEQPMAAAIGSGLPINEPLGNMVIDIGGGTSEVALISLGGVVALEAVRVGSFDIDAAIQTYIRREYGIAIGERTAEEIKVTIGSAWPTENEFAAEVRGRELMSGLPKTVILTAEEVRDAIEEPVSAMVDAVIACLGHAPPELAQDLIGQGIHLVGGGGMLRGLDLRLEAETDIPVHLVELPLESVVLGAGHCIESFDHLRVMFME; this comes from the coding sequence CTGGCCCGCGACCTCGCCATCGACCTCGGGACGGCGAACACGCTCGTCTACGTGCGCGGCGAGGGCATCGTGTTGAACGAGCCCTCGGTGATCGCCCTCAACAGCCGCACCCAGGACGTCCTGGCCATGGGCCACGAGGCGTGGCAGATGATCGGGCGGACCCCCAGCTACATCGTCGCTGTGCGGCCGCTGCGCAAGGGCGCGATCACCGACTTCGAGGTGACGCAGCGGATGATCCGCCTGCTGTTGCAGCGCGTCGGGGTGAACCGGTTCAACCGTCCCCGGGTGGTGATCTGCGTGCCGTCGGCGATCACCGCCGTCGAGCAGCGGGCCGTGACGGAGGCCGCCCGGCGGGCGGGGGCCGCGGAGGCCCACCTCATCGAGCAGCCCATGGCGGCCGCCATCGGATCGGGCCTGCCCATCAACGAGCCGCTCGGCAACATGGTCATCGACATCGGCGGCGGCACGTCGGAGGTGGCGCTCATCTCCCTCGGGGGCGTCGTCGCCCTCGAGGCCGTGCGGGTGGGCAGCTTCGACATCGACGCCGCCATCCAGACCTACATCCGTCGTGAGTACGGGATCGCCATCGGGGAGCGCACGGCCGAGGAGATCAAGGTCACCATCGGTTCGGCGTGGCCGACGGAGAACGAGTTCGCCGCCGAGGTGCGGGGGCGGGAACTGATGAGCGGCCTGCCCAAGACGGTGATCCTCACCGCCGAGGAGGTGCGCGACGCCATCGAGGAGCCGGTGTCGGCGATGGTCGACGCCGTCATCGCCTGCCTCGGCCACGCGCCGCCGGAGTTGGCCCAGGACCTCATCGGCCAGGGCATCCACCTCGTCGGCGGCGGTGGCATGCTGCGCGGCCTCGACCTGCGCCTCGAGGCCGAGACCGACATCCCGGTGCACCTCGTCGAGCTCCCCTTGGAGTCGGTGGTGCTCGGTGCCGGGCACTGCATCGAGTCGTTCGATCACCTCCGGGTGATGTTCATGGAGTGA
- a CDS encoding ATP-binding protein, with amino-acid sequence MTPTLAVVQVQLVVVVALIVAVGVAAGLWARAAERRRITETIIESVERAGLTLDEGPDPVAAGLATFERTVADCADELTAVRSMRHLLEDALDGLPQGVLIIDATGAVVHRNAAAETFARARHADALVEAAVGELVTSALGGLPDRRELELYGPPRRVLVVEVAPITATGGNAAVAVIDDITEHRRLEAVRRDFVANISHELKTPVGAIGLLAETLLGEDDPAVASRLAGRIQSESLRVGRTIDDLLDLSRIETSSVDHPDSVALDGIIGEAVSRIHPAAEQAGISIDVSGVDHAIEVPGDARQLTSAVSNLLDNAVKYSDPGSTVEVGAELGEDGRVSLTVADHGIGIPARDLERIFERFYRVDQGRSRETGGTGLGLAIVRHVAVNHHGTVEVESRLGEGSVFTLRVPATATVAVPSSHEELVR; translated from the coding sequence GTGACCCCGACGCTGGCGGTGGTGCAGGTCCAGCTCGTCGTCGTCGTCGCCCTCATCGTCGCGGTCGGTGTCGCGGCCGGTCTGTGGGCGCGGGCCGCGGAGCGCCGGCGCATCACCGAGACGATCATCGAGTCGGTCGAGCGAGCGGGCCTCACGCTCGACGAGGGGCCCGACCCGGTGGCCGCCGGGCTGGCCACGTTCGAGCGTACGGTCGCCGACTGCGCCGACGAGCTGACCGCTGTGCGCTCGATGCGCCACCTGCTCGAGGACGCCCTCGACGGTCTCCCCCAGGGCGTGCTGATCATCGACGCCACCGGCGCGGTGGTGCACCGCAACGCCGCCGCCGAGACCTTCGCCCGGGCCCGCCACGCCGATGCGCTCGTCGAGGCGGCCGTCGGGGAGCTGGTGACGAGCGCCCTCGGTGGTCTCCCCGACCGGCGAGAGCTCGAGCTCTACGGCCCGCCCCGCCGGGTGCTCGTCGTGGAGGTGGCGCCGATCACCGCCACGGGGGGCAACGCCGCCGTCGCGGTGATCGACGACATCACCGAGCACCGCCGCCTCGAGGCGGTCCGGCGCGACTTCGTCGCCAACATCAGCCACGAGCTCAAGACGCCGGTGGGTGCCATCGGCCTCCTCGCCGAGACGCTGCTCGGCGAGGACGATCCGGCGGTGGCGTCACGCCTCGCCGGGCGCATCCAGTCCGAGTCGCTGCGCGTCGGACGAACCATCGACGACCTGCTCGACCTGTCGCGCATCGAGACCTCCTCGGTCGACCATCCCGACTCGGTGGCCCTCGACGGCATCATCGGAGAGGCGGTCAGCCGCATCCATCCCGCCGCCGAGCAGGCCGGCATCTCGATCGACGTCAGCGGCGTCGACCACGCCATCGAGGTCCCGGGCGACGCCCGCCAGCTCACCTCGGCGGTCAGCAACCTGCTCGACAACGCCGTGAAGTACTCCGACCCCGGTTCGACGGTCGAGGTGGGAGCCGAGCTCGGCGAGGACGGTCGTGTGTCGCTCACCGTCGCCGACCACGGAATCGGCATCCCCGCGCGCGACCTCGAGCGCATCTTCGAGCGCTTCTACCGCGTCGACCAGGGCCGCAGCCGCGAGACCGGCGGCACGGGCCTGGGTCTGGCGATCGTCCGGCACGTGGCGGTCAACCACCACGGCACGGTCGAGGTGGAATCCCGCCTCGGCGAGGGGTCCGTCTTCACACTGCGCGTCCCGGCCACCGCGACCGTGGCCGTCCCGTCGTCCCATGAGGAGCTCGTCCGATGA
- a CDS encoding zinc-dependent metalloprotease yields the protein MSPEPPDDDPFGRSSGNPFEGMPIFGDLARLFSQQGPVGWDAARQLAFTVATDGTPEANVDPLERIKIEQLARVAELHVSAATGLPASTSGLGVTVTPVTRGQWVTATLDAWRPLFETLARSLHDPDEPPPTPDEADPMGFMAPLLRMVGPMMLGMTAGSMVGHLARRSFGQYDLPIPRSPSDELMLVVANLDEFGREWSLPPDDLRLWVCLQEIATHTIVRIPHVRARLDELISAYTGGFQPDAGALESRLGSLDIADPTNMGDIQQSLFGDPEVLLGAIQSPEQRALLPRLEALVCAVVGYVDHVMDQVAPGLIGDGRMLGEALRRRRVDAHPSDRFVERLFGLELTQAAYDRGSAFVAGVHERAGADGLVRLWESERTLPTPAEIDAPGLWLARIDLPEG from the coding sequence GTGAGTCCGGAACCCCCCGACGACGACCCGTTCGGTCGCTCCAGCGGCAACCCGTTCGAGGGTATGCCGATCTTCGGGGACCTCGCCCGGCTCTTCTCCCAGCAGGGACCGGTCGGCTGGGACGCCGCCCGGCAGCTCGCCTTCACGGTGGCCACCGACGGCACTCCCGAAGCCAACGTCGACCCGCTCGAACGCATCAAGATCGAGCAGCTGGCCCGGGTCGCCGAGCTGCACGTGAGCGCCGCGACCGGCCTGCCCGCCTCGACCAGCGGGCTCGGGGTCACCGTCACCCCGGTCACCCGCGGCCAGTGGGTGACCGCCACCCTCGACGCCTGGCGCCCGCTCTTCGAGACCCTCGCCCGGTCGCTGCACGATCCCGACGAGCCCCCACCCACCCCCGACGAGGCCGACCCGATGGGGTTCATGGCCCCGCTGCTGCGCATGGTGGGACCGATGATGCTCGGCATGACCGCCGGCTCGATGGTCGGGCACCTGGCCCGTCGGTCCTTCGGCCAGTACGACCTGCCCATCCCCCGGTCCCCGTCCGACGAGTTGATGCTCGTCGTCGCCAACCTCGACGAGTTCGGGCGCGAGTGGTCGCTGCCCCCCGACGACCTGCGGCTGTGGGTGTGCCTCCAGGAGATCGCCACCCACACCATCGTGCGCATCCCCCACGTACGGGCCCGGCTCGACGAGCTGATCTCGGCCTACACCGGCGGCTTCCAGCCCGATGCCGGCGCGCTCGAGAGCCGGCTCGGGTCGCTCGACATCGCCGACCCCACGAACATGGGCGACATCCAACAGTCCCTCTTCGGCGACCCCGAGGTGCTGCTCGGCGCCATCCAGTCCCCCGAGCAACGGGCGCTGCTCCCCCGGCTCGAGGCGCTGGTGTGCGCCGTCGTGGGCTACGTCGACCACGTGATGGACCAGGTCGCGCCGGGGCTCATCGGCGACGGCAGGATGCTCGGCGAGGCGCTGCGCCGCCGCCGGGTCGACGCCCACCCCTCGGACCGGTTCGTCGAGCGGCTCTTCGGTCTGGAGCTCACCCAGGCCGCCTACGACCGCGGCTCGGCGTTCGTGGCCGGCGTCCACGAGCGCGCCGGCGCCGACGGGCTGGTCCGCCTCTGGGAGTCCGAACGCACCCTGCCCACCCCCGCCGAGATCGACGCCCCCGGGCTCTGGCTGGCCCGCATCGACCTGCCCGAGGGCTAG
- a CDS encoding NAD-dependent epimerase/dehydratase family protein, which translates to MEHTVVVTGVAGPLGRRVLEELGGLAERRVAVDAALDPSSRGGRGSSVRVAPFALGDARLASAVAGADVVVHLGPASGPELDGTGGDTVDLDGFGSFLDTLEVVGQVSHLVVLSTALVYGSSEDNPVPLTEDAPLRPDPRVRFAGDKARLEVMARAWADEHGATCTVLRTAVVVGPGNGRWLARSPWSTSGIVVRRAEPPVQFLHVDDLASAVRVAVEQRLDGVVNVAPDGWLPGEQVRALKGPTIRIRLPWRVAYRLARLGAVLGSGRGSPAAVVAASGPCVVANDRLRETGWLPRHTSAEAFVAADPGGPWTRLTPRHRQSLALGGIVAAVGSVVAVAAVLVLRRRRRR; encoded by the coding sequence GTGGAGCACACCGTCGTCGTGACCGGGGTGGCCGGGCCGCTCGGTCGACGGGTCCTCGAGGAGCTGGGTGGCCTCGCCGAACGGCGGGTGGCGGTCGACGCCGCGCTCGACCCTTCCTCGCGGGGCGGTCGGGGCTCGTCGGTCCGGGTCGCGCCCTTCGCCCTCGGTGACGCACGGCTGGCCTCGGCCGTCGCCGGGGCCGACGTCGTCGTGCACCTGGGGCCGGCGTCGGGCCCCGAGCTCGACGGCACGGGCGGCGACACCGTGGACCTCGACGGGTTCGGTTCCTTCCTCGACACGCTCGAGGTGGTCGGGCAGGTGTCCCACCTCGTGGTGCTCTCGACTGCGCTGGTGTACGGCTCCAGCGAGGACAACCCGGTGCCGCTCACCGAGGACGCGCCGCTCCGGCCCGATCCGAGGGTGCGCTTCGCCGGTGACAAGGCCCGGCTGGAGGTGATGGCCCGGGCTTGGGCCGACGAGCACGGCGCCACGTGCACGGTGCTGCGCACAGCCGTGGTCGTGGGTCCGGGGAACGGACGGTGGTTGGCCCGGTCGCCGTGGTCGACCTCGGGGATCGTGGTGCGCCGGGCCGAGCCCCCCGTGCAGTTCCTCCACGTCGACGACCTGGCGTCGGCCGTGCGGGTCGCCGTCGAACAGCGTCTCGACGGTGTGGTCAACGTGGCGCCCGACGGATGGTTACCCGGAGAACAGGTGAGGGCGCTGAAGGGCCCCACGATCCGGATCCGGCTGCCCTGGCGGGTCGCGTACCGCCTCGCCCGGCTGGGGGCGGTGCTCGGCTCGGGGCGGGGCAGTCCGGCGGCGGTGGTGGCCGCCTCGGGGCCGTGCGTCGTGGCCAACGACCGCCTCCGCGAGACCGGCTGGCTGCCGCGCCACACCAGCGCCGAGGCGTTCGTGGCCGCCGACCCGGGAGGGCCGTGGACCCGCCTCACCCCTCGCCACCGTCAGAGCCTCGCCCTGGGCGGCATCGTCGCCGCAGTGGGTTCGGTCGTGGCGGTGGCTGCCGTGCTGGTCCTGCGCCGCCGCCGTCGGCGCTGA
- a CDS encoding response regulator transcription factor, which yields MPSVLVVEDEDSFVDALTVGLVREGFEVSIARDGAEALDIFDDVQPDLVLLDVMLPKLSGLDVCRELRLRSSVPIIMVTAKGAEIDTVVGLEVGADDYVTKPYRLRELVARMRAALRRHSPEPVPAVVAVGTGDVVSVGDVSLDHERHEVVIRGEEVRLPLKEFELLAILLENAGRVLTRDTLIDRVWGSDYVGDTKTLDVHVKRLRAKVEPDPAAPSRIVTIRGLGYKYDAPRG from the coding sequence ATGCCGTCCGTTCTCGTCGTCGAGGACGAGGACTCCTTCGTCGACGCCCTCACCGTCGGGCTCGTCAGGGAGGGCTTCGAGGTGAGCATCGCCCGTGACGGCGCGGAGGCGCTCGACATCTTCGACGACGTCCAGCCCGACCTCGTCCTGCTCGACGTGATGCTCCCGAAGTTGTCCGGGCTCGACGTGTGTCGGGAGCTGCGGCTGCGGTCGAGCGTGCCGATCATCATGGTCACCGCCAAGGGGGCCGAGATCGACACCGTGGTGGGCCTGGAGGTCGGCGCCGACGACTACGTCACCAAGCCGTACCGCCTGCGCGAGCTGGTCGCCCGGATGCGGGCGGCGTTGCGGCGCCACTCGCCCGAGCCGGTCCCGGCAGTGGTGGCCGTCGGTACCGGTGACGTGGTGTCGGTCGGCGACGTGAGCCTCGACCACGAGCGCCACGAGGTGGTGATCCGCGGCGAGGAGGTGCGGCTCCCGTTGAAGGAGTTCGAGCTCCTGGCCATCCTCCTCGAGAACGCCGGGCGGGTCCTCACCCGGGACACGCTCATCGACCGCGTGTGGGGCAGCGACTACGTGGGCGACACCAAGACGCTCGACGTCCACGTCAAGCGCCTCCGGGCCAAGGTCGAGCCCGACCCTGCCGCCCCCTCCCGGATCGTCACGATCCGGGGCCTCGGGTACAAGTACGACGCCCCCCGGGGCTGA